In Triticum aestivum cultivar Chinese Spring chromosome 5B, IWGSC CS RefSeq v2.1, whole genome shotgun sequence, the following proteins share a genomic window:
- the LOC123110960 gene encoding uncharacterized protein encodes MHRVRVVHASPSSAAERGWVGKISREPWSPPVSLPSLQSLLIYYRRRRLLSVSDAATPTKITAPLVLRSREKGNSSRARRHASSEPHGGQHIDGFKAGPGRRLVSVVDGSGSALAFQRGEVGRPAYVGRKGHEQEGDALEVMEKEVGGGISVHGDATPGTLLHTSAWLVRATWWPRCWSGSRADRSSRSKDLVVVHDIGLHY; translated from the exons ATGCATCGTGTGCGAGTTGTGCATGCCTCACCTTCGTCTGCGGCGGAGAGAGGATGGGTTGGCAAAATATCTCGCGAGCCCTGGTCGCCTCCAGTTTCCCTTCCCTCTCTCCAATCTCTCTTGATCtactaccgccgccgccgcctcctctcggtTTCTGATGCTGCCACTCCGACGAAGATCACCGCGCCGCTAGTTCTTAGATCCCGGGAGAAGGGGAACAGCAGCCGCGCCAGGCGGCATGCCTCGTCCGAGCCGCATGGTGGCCAACACATCGACGGTTTCAAGGCCGGTCCTGGGCGGCGCCTCGTCAGCGTCGTGGATGGATCGGGCAGCGCCTTGGCATTCCAGAGGGGCGAAGTGGGCCGGCCAGCATACGTGGGGCGCAAAGGTCACGAGCAGGAGGGAGATGCGCTGGAGGTGATGGAGAAGGAAGTCGGAGGCGGCATCAGCGTCCATGGCGACGCCACCCCAGGAACCCTCCTGCACACCTCGGCATGGCTCGTCCGTGCCACATGGTGGCCGAGATGCTG GAGTGGATCAAGAGCGGACCGTAGCAGCAGGAGCAAGGATCTGGTGGTGGTTCATG ataTTGGACTGCATTACTAA